A window of Dermacentor andersoni chromosome 4, qqDerAnde1_hic_scaffold, whole genome shotgun sequence genomic DNA:
tgttgtatgcgtgattcaaACGATTGCGTGCACTGTTCGCttaactttgctgagtgcttgtagcctctgcgctaagagggtatgagccattgctaacctaacctaacctaacctaacccaacctaacctaacctgaactGCCACTGGGATAGGCCCACCATTtctttctgtcgacgttacgccacggagaaatcccgggatcctagccatagacagttCCGCTGTAAAAGTAGGTTCCCTAAATGGTTCATTAATGCAGCGAACTTGTGGGTATGGCCGCCACAACCTTGACGCGTCTCCCATCGGGGGTACGTGCCATGTTTTAAAGAATCATCGTCAACATCAAATAACAAGCTCGTTTTCTCACCTGCGTGATGTGAGCCAGCTTAATCAGCAACGATGGAGTTAGTTGCTTGAAATGATGAAAACCAAGTCCCTCCAAGTCCACAATGCACGCTACTCCATAAATTTGTGAGATGTCTTCGTAAAAACAGCTGCTGGCCAAAATCATCGCGCCTCTAATTAAATCAGTGAACGAACACATGGTAGAATTCCAGGCACCTGTAAGAGCAATGAAGTGCATTGAGCTCTTTATATTATCCAAACGTATCAAATACGCAAACTTCTTTAAATacacacataaagaaaaattatGTCGAGACAGCACCCAAATCGTTCATTATTCTTTCAAAacgcatttttcattttctcaggaaattattattattttgttttgattGGGGGATGAAACAAAGACAAAATTGGGGTTGGTCACCTTAACTTTGGTGGTGAGCAAACTTATACGGGCGTCACACGGCGCTCCTTTGATCGCGATCAaacccgatccggatcgaatttctcgctCGCGATCGGTTTCTTCGTGCAAGCTGCGACAAGGAGCCAATCGGGGTCGGATATTTCggtccggatcgggcttgatcgcgatcgaaagtggccgtgtgaaaCCCGTAATAAACTTGGAttggccaagttgaaatctgggcTGGGCTAACGTAAATTTGGGTTTGGGCGAAATTATATAGGGGGGGGGCAACACAGTGTAAACTATGTGGGGGTGGggacaacttgaaatttaggtGTCGGCCAAGGTGTTGGCGAACTTGAGATTTTGGGTTGGcccaatgtccaattgaacgctgcgGAACGTCCTTCGCGTCATaaacacctcgcgggcaagcgagtgcgttgagacgcttggcacgtttacGTTGGACCTTAacgaggcgcagtcagaacgcaggccGAAGCTGGCGAGGACAAGGAAGGCGCGCAtaaccaacgcctcctagataacacaaggccggtgcactccgatttgtgacatcatgctacttggaccgaaatttccgtTGCCAAACCCAGCGTGACCAAGACGATGACGCCAAAACCACCGCGGCTcgatcgggagcgtccccattagacaCTATGGCactcgggcaaggtagcatgacgtcacggatcgaagtgcaccggccttgtgttatctaggaggcgttggcatAACAAAGGTTTGCGAGAGCGACCGCGAGGGTGACATGACCTGgcggcgatgcactctcccctcgcgCAACACCTCACGCGCTACTAcggcagctggtgttccctttcgaCCGCTGTGCTACGTCGAGGTGCGCTCGCTCCcggcgttccggctcaattgTTGCGATTGCACTGAAAGAACCGGATGCAACGAGAAAATCTGACAATTGcctactaaagcctaagcattaTTTGTCACCGGAAACGTCATGGGTAGACGAGcgtaagctaggaaaagcaagtgaAAACGAAGTCACAGacgagccaaacaatgcttacgcattaggtTGGCCAATTCTTAGAATCCTTGTAGCTTTCTTTAGGTTGACGTTCTCTGAAAGTATGTTGAACACAGCAGCGTGAACACACCTAACTTCAGGAGGGCAACACCTCTTCCAAGTGCGTCGCCGTCCGCAGAGGTCATCACCAGATAGTTCTCGTGGCAAATTTTCCTGAGTGGTACGTTTGCTGGCGTAAGGTCTCTGAAAAAGTCCGGTACGTCTCGACGGACGCGGACGTAGTTCTGAAACAGCTTGAAGGCTTCTTCAACTCTGTATTTTTTGACTCGAAGAAACATGACCAGGAGTTTTTCATCGTTGGGAACGTCCAGTGATGGCGTCTCTGAAAGGACAAGACATAACGGCAGA
This region includes:
- the LOC126537533 gene encoding clavesin-1-like isoform X2 codes for the protein MMDLHEAARLELGETPEIKAESLGRLCELIRETPSLDVPNDEKLLVMFLRVKKYRVEEAFKLFQNYVRVRRDVPDFFRDLTPANVPLRKICHENYLVMTSADGDALGRGVALLKLGAWNSTMCSFTDLIRGAMILASSCFYEDISQIYGVACIVDLEGLGFHHFKQLTPSLLIKLAHITQIHFVGEDVSKLWEICPREMVPAEFGGTREDFDYDRQEESVRRLTDLFEDLCRFDCPAQ
- the LOC126537533 gene encoding alpha-tocopherol transfer protein-like isoform X1; amino-acid sequence: MMDLHEAARLELGETPEIKAESLGRLCELIRETPSLDVPNDEKLLVMFLRVKKYRVEEAFKLFQNYVRVRRDVPDFFRDLTPANVPLRKICHENYLVMTSADGDALGRGVALLKLGAWNSTMCSFTDLIRGAMILASSCFYEDISQIYGVACIVDLEGLGFHHFKQLTPSLLIKLAHITQDCAPIRLKALYIINYPSPFKALFEVVKPFIKHKLLTRIHFVGEDVSKLWEICPREMVPAEFGGTREDFDYDRQEESVRRLTDLFEDLCRFDCPAQ